Part of the Lutra lutra chromosome 4, mLutLut1.2, whole genome shotgun sequence genome is shown below.
CCAGGAGAAGGAAAATATTGACAGCATCAAGATTGCTCCCATTCCCTAAATACCAATCAATGATGCAGATGACACCTCTTCGATGAGGCTGTCCTTTCCCTGTTCTCCATGAAGAAGCTGAAGCTCAGGGAGGTTGAGAAACAGCTGAGAGTCAGTAAgaagctaaaagaaagaaagaaatactctcTGTTATGGGAAGGAGCAACAGAGAGTGGGCCTCTGGGAGAGTGAAAATTGATTATGGGCTTCAAGTATGATGGGGTACTTCTCAGGAAGTTTGCTTGCATAGCTCAGACCTGAATCTCAGTTTTGTGTATGGAAAACCATCCAGAAATACAGTTAACACTCACTATGCACCTTCCCCGTGGTTGGCCTTCTGTGTGATGCTTTTCATGCCCAAATGTCATTCCTTGATATCATATGTCATAGATATCATAGTCTTACAGCAAACTTGTAGCTAGGAGACAATCATCTTCATTTTGTACTCAAGGAAGCAGTCTCAAATGGGTACATGAGTGGGGTAAAGGGTTTGCTCAAGGTCATTCACTTAGTAAATTATAGAGCCAGGACTTAGAACTCAGTGCCTTCTAACAAGCCATGGCCCGAGAGGGGGCCTGTGGGTAGCAGAGATGGCCCAGCCTGGAGTGGACTGAAGATAAAAttaaactggaaaataaattGATGTCTTCAACAGGACAAACTAAGTTCTTTCACTGTAATTTGCCAAATTGCATAGAGGCTGTATGCCAATATTTATCTCTAAATATCTGGCTGCCTTACTAAAGAGAAGGGATGCTAAGGGGAAGTAGAGATCAGCTAGCCCAACGCtttcattttacagctgagggaTCGGAGGCTAAAATGGGTAATTACTGGTGGGTCAGAGACAGAGCCTTGACCTGAGGTGGAAGCCCTTTCCTCACCACAGATTTCTTGAGAGCAGTGGCAGTGGCCAAGAGCAGGTAAAATGAGCtgttgtagggcacctgggtggctcagttggttaagcatttgcctttggctcaggtcatgatcctgggattgagccccacaccaggctctctcttcagtgggaagcctgtttctccctctccctctgcagctccccctgcttgtgcgctctctctctctctctccctctcaaataaataaataaataaataaataaataaataaataaataaaatgggctgTCATGTTGAGGCGGATCACAGTGTCTCATAACTGGACACTGACGACTGCTACTCCAATCCCATCAGTAACCCTCACCCTAGTGCACAGTTTAGCTAGTTCTCTGTCGGAatagattcctttctttttcatttagaaGTAGGACATGATGCAAGACCCTAACCAGTCCTACGTGACTGAATTCATCCTTTTGGGCTTTTCATTCAACCCCAGGACAACTCCTCTGCTCTTCTCAGCCTTCTTGATGACCTACCTGTTGATTATTCTGGGCAACAGCTTTATCACCATCCTCATCTGCCTGGACTCACACctccacacacccatgtacttctTTATTGGCATCCTTTCCATGTTGGATCTGGGCTATACCACCACAACTGTGCCTCAGATGTTGGCACATCTAGCCAGCCAGAAGAAGACCATCTCTTTTGCCAGCTGTGTGGCCCAAATGTACATTTTCTTGGTGCTAGGCATCACTGAGTCTTGGCTCTTTGCCATGATGTCTATAGACAGGTATGTGGCCATCTGCCACCCACTCAGGTACAAGGTCATCATGAGCCCATGGCTATGTGGGCTAATGGTCATTTTCTGTGGACTCTGGGGTGTCATCTCTGCTCTTATCTATACTGTCTTTGCCATGCGTCTGCCGTATTGTGGCCCCAACAAGATCAACCACTTCTTCTGTGAAGTCCCTGCAGTCTTAAAGCTGGCTTGTGCAGATACCTCAGTCAATGACTGGGTAGACTTCATTCTCGGTTTTAGTGTCATCCTGATCCCACTCTCCCTTATCCTTGTCATTTATGTCAACATCTTCATTGCCATCTTGAGAATCCGTTCAGCCCAGGGGCGACTGAAAGCCTTCTCCACCTGTGCCTCCCATATCACTGTGGTCACCATGTTCTGTGTGCCAGCCATGGTCATGTATATGAAGCCTGGCTCTGAGGCCTCCCTGGAAGAGGACAAGAAGTTGGCCCTGTTCTACAATGTCATCTCTGCTTTCCTCAACCCTATCATCTACAGCCTCAGGAACAAGGACGTGAAGAGGGCTTTCTTTAAGGTGGTGGGCTGGGCTCCAGAATGAGATCCTAGAAGGATAGCTGAGGGACAGAGAAACAAGATTCAGGATGCACAGTCAATGCCTTAAACATTTAATTGACAGACTAGTCACCATGAAATATCTCATAGACATgtcaatcttatttttttaagattttatttattcatttgacagagagagagatcacaagtagacagagaagcaggcagagagaggggggaagcaggctcccccgctgagcagaaagcctgatgcgggcctcgatcctaggaccctgagaccacgacctgagccaaaggcagaggcccaacccactgagccacccaggtgcccgacatGTCAATTTtacagctttcttttgttttagagtCTCAGGACATAACAAAAGAAGGGGTGTCTGAGCCATTGAAGTCTTTTATTGAGACAAAAGGAATGGGCTTTGGGGTATGCTGTGTAGCTGGATCTTGAGAAAGGTTCACTCTCCTCTGGAAACCACACACATTTTGTGTTAGGTTAGCTGGAGGGAAGTGTAAGGGCACTAACATTGGAGGATTCCTGGCTTCTGGAGGATTGAGTGAGTGAACATCACTGCAGTGACTTAGGGGTGTGGTATGCTTGCTTTGGACATGGAGATTGGAAACACGCTGGGATGGTTGGGGACCAGCTGTGATCAGCTGCATTGATCTCCCTGAGACCAACCCCTGAGACCCATCTCAGGtcactctcttcctccttctctctttccaagTAAACTGGCCTCTCTTTGCCTTGACTGTGTCATATTCTTTCCCATTTCAGGGCTTCCACATATGGTCTTTTTCTCTCCTCACccttaaccccaccccccctccatcCGACTCCATTATAACATTGACTCCTGTTCATCCGTCGGGTCTTGGCTTAAACTGCAGCTCCTCAAATAAGCTTTTTCTTGAGCCCCCAGAGTGAGCCTTCCAAAGCACCCTGTACCTTTCTCTCATTAAAAAGGCATGTGGTTCAACATCTGAGTTCTCTGCCTGATAGCAGCGTCCATGAGGCAGGATCCTGATTGTTCAGTTGAcccctaggatccagccccatgctgcCCACATTCCAGACTTCAACAGATATTTTATGAGTGAAGGGATAGACACTTCACAGGAAAGGCCAGAGAGGGCAGATGAAACCAGTAAGTGGGAAAGCTGATGAATTGGGAGCAGAAAAATGTAGGAAATCGTGGCAGGTACAAAAAGGGGAGGAGATAAAAAGGATGAAGTGTTGTTGGGTTATAATCATAGGGAAAATTTCCCAaaagtttgcttttattattaataaacatGAATTGAATCAGTGGGATAACATTTTTCACCTATTAAATGAGcaaaatttacaaaaatggtGATACTCAATGCTGGGAAGAATGCAGTGAGACTGACACCCACACGTATTGCTGAAAAGAATATCCTTGTTTCGACCTTTCTAGAGTAGTGCCTtccacatagtaggcactcaataaatctCTTATATGAAGAGTATAATACTAATAATTATGGCTTTACTTATTCAAAACTTCTGTATCAACACAGttgttaaaattttacatatattaattcatttaataagaaCGCCAATAATTAGAAAGCGTGTAATAATATGTATCATGAAACTTAACAATATTTATAAGCTTGGGtccagaaatttcacttctaGAACTTTGTCTTAAGAACAAaatcagaggggtgcctgggtggctcagtgggttaagcctctgtcttcagcttgggttgtgatctcagggtcctgggatccagccccgtgttgggttctctgctcagtagggagcctgcttccccctctctctctctgcaggcctctctgcctacttgtgatctctgtctgtaacataaataaataaataatcttttaaaaaaagaacaaaatcagaaatgtagACCAAGTTTTATGTACAAATATGTTATTCAGAGTGTTATTAGAAGCagctatatatataatatatcaattTATTAAATGCTATGCAATCAATACTGTGTATCATgttttaaagcaatatttaatGGCATTGAAAAGTGTGATATGTCAGATAGAAAAATCAAGATATAAAGTTATATGTATAAAGTTAAcctaagttttataaaatattcatacattcattttttaaattttttatttttttatcctgttatgttagtcaccataaaatacatcatttgtttttgatgcggtgttctaagattcattgtttatgtacaacacccagtgctccatgcaatatgttcatttttaaaagcctgaatGGATAcatgttaacattttaacatgGGTATCTCCAGATAGTAAGATaatgagtgatttttattttatttcttattttctctactcTCTAAAATTTCTACAATCAGCATATATTGTCTTTATAGgagaaataatttaagattaCTTGAGAAAAACTTGTCCTGTCTGAGAAAAGAAAGTTAGCCATAATGATGGCATCAAACATTCATTGACCAAATGCAGGCATGCACCTGTGGGTGCAGGCATGATAAGCTAAGCCCCTGTCTAGTGGTAAGAGACAAGTACAAGACAAGGATGCTATAAGGTACTAACTGTGCTGCTGGAAATATGTTCAAAGCTCTGAGGAAGTGATGAGGCCACATTTGTGCTGGGTGCTGGCAGCATGAGTAGAAGCTGGAAACATTGAAGAAGAGagcaaggggcaggggtgggggaatccCAGACAGAGGAGATATGATGTTGAAAACCTAGAGACGTGGAGCTTATAGAGATTGGGCAGGATGGCTAGGACACAGGCCCAGTGAGGGGAGAGCATATGACAGATAGGGTAAAGAAATTCAGCAGTGGTAGAGAACTTCAGGTTCAGGTTCAGGTAGAGAACTTCTCTAAATGACTGTATTTACCAAGTACTGTTACCTGGAACTGTGGCCCTGTGAAACAGTCTACAATGAAAAGATTTCTTGCCCATATAGCCTCAGAAACACTGATGTCCTCTTCATGCTTCAGAGGGCACAGAGAGGATGTTAAAGAATCTGAGAAGACTGATAGTAATCAACCAATAGATAAAAGAACAATTAATAACAAGGAAAACACTGAGGCGCCATAACACAGAGTTATgtgtccaactctggattttgtctgggatcatgatctcagggtcaggagatggagccctgcttcaggctccacacttagcacagggtctgcttgttcctctccctctggtcctctcctgctcctctccaccccgctcatgctgtctctccttaaaaatgaatgaatgaatgaatgaatgaatgaatgaatagataaacaagtgttaaggaggggaaaaaaacaaggaaaacaccTATGCTAATTCTTTTAACAGAATACTTACCAAACTTGTTGGATCACAGAGCTCTTTCTTCCTAAAGAAACTAGAATTTTCCAAAAATGCACTTTGAGAAGTGCTAGTGTATGAATGGGTGGATTTGAGgggggaaatacagaaaaatgtaaagtaaTTACAATATGCCTCAAATGTCACCCCTCAGTGCTaactattcttaatatttttgtgtattgttttaTGTCTCTATGTAACATTTGTCACAATTGAGATCATATATAAAGATTGTTCTATACCTTTTCATCATGACCTCTATGTCTCTTACACATATACTTTCCACAATTTTATTTACTGTGCTTcagtttccatattttcttttgacCTGGTTTCCTTTACTAATTTTTCTATTCAGCTGGGTTTATTCTGCCATGAAACCCAGGAATAAAGTTTTAATTAcaactatatttttaattctaaaattttaattttattcatttttagtttcCAAATCTCTGCTGAAATTCCCCATCTTATTATTTAATCACAGTTATTTTTAAGTCTGTGTCTGATATATGTCAAGACCTAAATGCCCTATAGGTCCATTTCTTATTGcctctgtttttcctcttaattttgagTGAGttcttatctttttgtttgtctggtaattttttattaaattccagaCACTAAGTATAAAAAACCTTCTAGAGATGATTTGAGGCTCTGGATTATGCTGTATCCCTTCAGAGTGGATTTACTTTTTGCCCTGGGGGGCACTCTGGGCAGTGGAAAATCACCTTAGGTTATTCAGGGGTTGAGCTGACTCAAAGCTGAGCTTCAGTCTTTGTATTTATGAGTATATTTCTGTTTGACTTTTACTCACAGTCCCCTGGGGGTCCCAAACTGAAAGTCTGTGATGTTTGCCAGGGCACTCCTCCTTAGACTACCCTAAGTCTGATTTTTGTCCCTCCATTCCCTGAGCTCAGCTTCTCAATCTCAGTgtggcctatttttttttccccagaatatcATGAGCATTCCCCTAAGACATGAATAGCACTGAAAATGGTTGCATTAGAGAGGATGACTAACTGTCCTATTTTTGCTATATTTTTCTAAGCTGGGGTATAATGATCATCTCTCTATGTACATccttagctcatttttttttttcagtgagcaTCTTAGCTTGGGCTGAAGTAAGTTTCCActtgtcttttcttctaggaattttatggttttgggtcttaTGTTCAAAATTTTGACCCATTTGAGCCTTTTCACTTTTTAGTGgtgctttttaagtttttatttaaattctagttagttaacatatagtgtaatattagtttcaggcgtacaatatagtgattcaacacttcatacAACATCCAGTACTCATCACAGCAAATGCGCTCCTTAACCACCATCagctgtttcacccatcccccacttacCACCCCTCCAGTAATGATAagtttgctctctgtagttaACAACATAGTAAAATTTgtgggagtccaatgcaggactcaatcccaggactccagattcatgacctgagccaaagacagtcacttaactAACTAGCCACCCACGTGCACACTTCCCTCCACTTTAAATGGTATTTTTGATAAgtgaaagtttttcattttgctgaaatccagtttattaatttttattttgtgaaacaaGTTTTTTTGTCAtgaatttaatttacttaagGTACATGGAAATATTCagactttctgtttcttctcatgcCCATTTTGATAAGCTGtaattttcaagaattttgtccattttatctagtTGTTGAATTTACTGGCATAAAGTTGGTCAGAACATACCCTTATTACTCTTTTCATATCTGTGAGACCTGTGTGATACCTCGTCTTTCCTCCTAATCCtgataatttgtgttttcttttttttcttcatcaactAGCtagagatttattaattttattgaacaatacaaagaattatcttttgatttcattgattttctttatagtttgtccatttctatctcattgattttttttttcagtttatttaggtggaacctgagatttttttttttaaaggacctttcatttttttctaacataagtacttaaagctataaattttctAAGCAATGCTTTAGGTGCAGCCCCAGATTTTACTATGTCGTTTTTTCATTATCAGTCAGTTCAAAATATTGTATTTCCTTTGTGCTTTCCTCCTTGAGACatgagttatttagaaatgtgctgTTTAACTTCGAATATTTGGATCATTTCcaggtacatatatattttaatttctaatttaattccattgtgttCAAATAACATACTCTGTAagatttcaatattttgaaattttatagcCTCATGTATGGTCTATACTGATAAACATTCCATATGGCCTTTAAATGAATGCTGTTTTGGGCTATAATGATTAATAAATGACAATTAGATTAAGAGCATTGACATTGTTGTTCAGATCTACATCTTTATGATTTTTGTCTAATTGTTCCATCAAGTACTATGACAAGAGTATTACAATTGCCACTACAATTATGAAATTGCCTGATTTTCACTTTAATTCTGTCAGTTGTTGCTAATACAGTACATGTATTAGGTACATGTACACTTATCATTGTGTATTTAAGATGCACGTGTATTACACTGTGTGGAAGTTTTATTTCACTAAtacttaaaataatcttaatagGACTCAGGGTGGAAAAGAGTGACACAATttttctatgaagaaaaattatttggaaaaagacaaataaaaatgaaattatccaTAGTTTGCTTAAATTtggtttttcaagatttttcccCAGCCCACTATGAGAATTAATATCAAGATCTAAGAATGATTGCATTGATGTGAGTTTGGTTATAGGCAGGGTTATAACATCAAAACCTTCAACTGGCACGAAGCATTCTTTTCTGACATGGCAAGTATGCCTCAGCTTAAAAGACTTGACTCTGGGTGATCTTCTCTATGGTATTCAGCTCTATTTGATGCTTCCtgcttaaaattttatcttctccTTGGCTCCCAGGCAAATGTTATGGAACTGAATTAATAGTTCCTAAGAGGCCAATCTAACCCTTGGCAGGCAAGCTGAGATTCCCTcatggagaggagagaaggtctaAATGGCtctgaaaatgaattatttggaaGGACAAAGCTTCTCACCCTTATGTCTGGGTGTaaataaaaaatgctcaatataGAGCAACTGAAGCTCTTGGGGCCATAATGGAAATTTCTAAATTCATGTCCAAtatcagagaaagaaggaatatgTGCAATGGTGAGGAGGAGAGCTACAATGGGgggaaattctttttaaaaatattttatttatttatttgagagagaaagagaacaagcatgagcTGGGGTTGCGGGGGTTGGGTAGGAATAGAGGGAGACagagtagactctccactgagcagggagcctgatgtgggctggatcccaagaccctgagatcatgacctgagccgaaggcagatgctcaactgactgagccacccagtcgcccacGATGGAGGGAAATTCCAAAATCCTGTGCTATGGAATGAAGCTAATTCCAATTCCATTGGAATATAGTAAATCTTAGCCCTCTATAATGTTAAAGTTAATGAACATACATCTGTGTCCTTCTGCCTGACTGGCATCCTACTTAATATCTCAGAGGCAGATCTTAACATGTTCAAAAGGAAACTCATTACCATCCACTTGATCGTGTTCCCCTCAtgggttttccatttttctttctttccttttcttcttttctttcttccttccttcctttctttctttcctttttctttctttctttccttcctttctttccttctttctttctttctttttctttctttttagttttagaggcagaatttagtgattcattagttgcatataacactcagtgctcattgtatcaagtgccttccttaatggcCATCATCCACTTATCTCTTCCTCCACACATGtcccctccagcatccctcaTTTTGTTACCTAGAGTTTaacatctcttatggtttgcctccctctcaattttcatcttattttattttttccttcccttcacctatgttcatctgttttgtttcttaaattccacatatgagttaaatcatatggtatttgtctttctctgactgacttatttcgcttagcataataccctctagttccatccacatagttgcaaatggcaagatttcattctttttgatagctaaataatattccactatatatatatatacaccacatcttctttatccattcatctgtcagtagatatgtgggctctttccatattttggctattgtggacattgctgccataatcattggggtgcatgtgcctcttcaaaACACTagatttgtatcttttggataaataccaagtaatgtaattgctgggtcatagactagctctatttttaacttcttgaggaacctccattctgttttccagagtggctgctccagtttgcattcccaccaacagtgtaaaagggttcccctttttctgcatcctcatcgacatctgttgtttcctgagttgtttatTTCAGCCACTCTggccagtgtgaggtggtatctcattgtggttttgatttgtatttctctgataatgaatgatgtggagcattttttcatgtttctgctggccatttggttgtcctctttggagaaatgtctgttcatgtcttcttcccatttcttcactGGATTTTTGGGggttttggctgttgagtttgaaaagttctttatagattttggatactagctctttatctgataagacatttgcaaatatcttttccaattctgtaggttgcctttaatttttgttgactgattcctttgctgggcaaaaatttttatcttgatgaagtcccagtagttcatttttgcttatttctcttGTGTTTGGAGATGTgactagcaagaagttgttgtggctaaagtcgaagaggttgctgtctttGTTCTCCTCTTAGATTTtcatggtttcctgtctcacttttaggtatttcatccattttatgtttatttttgtgtatggtataagaaagtggtccagtttcattcttctgcatgtggctgtccaattttcccagcaccattggttgaagagtctctcttttttccattgaatattctttcttgctttgtcaaagatcagttgaccatagagttgagggcccatttctgggttctctattctgttccattgatctctgtgtctctttttgtgccagtaccatactgtcttgatgattaagctttgtaacagagcttgaagtccagaattgcgATGCtaccagctttgattttctttttcaacattcctttggctactcagcaacttttctggttccatacaaattttaggattatttgttccagctctatgaaaaatggtGATGATATTCTGATAAGGATTGTATTGAATGTGGAGATTGTTTTGGGTAGCGTAGAcatccaatccatgaacatgaaatacttttccatctctttgtgtcttcctcaatttttttcataagtgttctatagttttcagagtatagatccttttcctttttggttaggtttattcttgggtatcttatgggttttggtgcaactgtaaatgggatcgattccttaatttttctttcttctccctgcattgttagtgtatagaaatgcaactgacttctgtgcatcgattttatatcctgccacttcactgaattcctgtatcagttctagcaatttttgttggagtcttttgggttttctacatagagtatcatatttTCTGTGAAGGGTGAacgtttgatttcttctttgccaatttgaatgccttttcattgtttttgttgtctgattgccgagactaggatttccagtactacgttgaacaacagtggtgacagtggacatccctgtcatgttcctgaccttaggggaaaagctctcagtttttccctgttgagggtaatattcactgtggattttttatatatggcttttaCGATATTGCAGTATATTCCTTCTATTCCTACACTTGGAGAGTTCTTATCAAAAAAGGATGAcctattttgtcaaatgctttttcaataaatggtatcaTCATCCACCCAACAGCCCAAAGCAACTCATGTTCCACATCCAGTTAGTCACTGCTAAATCTCTTTGATTCTTTCCAATCTGTCTCATTTTCATCCTTACAATTCCTGGCCAATAAAATCTAATAATCTCTCAGTTAGACTCTTTTAATGGACTCCCACTGGTCTTCCTCCTTCCAGTCTTATTAACCAAACTAGCTATTAATCTTTCAAAAACACTAATCTGACTACTCAATGGTATGCTGGTAAATATTTTACAATCAGTtctttggggaaaacaaaaagttCTGATTTGTTGTGTTTGCCAATTTCTTTGGTGTAAATATTTCCACCATGACCAATTTCATGCTATCAATGTGATATTACTGAGCACAGAGTTGGAAAGAATTGAGAATAAGTGGCTTTCATGAGCCACTGAGTCAGCTCCAGAATGCCACTAAACCATGTCActttctttattaataaatttcAATGGATCTTTGATGCCTTCAGGTATACTATAAATTCTTCAGGCTGGTCTACAAGACTCTCCATGATCTGGTCCTGCTCATTTCTCCAGACTCATCTCCCTCATCTCTCCATTCCTACCCAATCCACCATACTCAAATATTCACTTTATGCTTTATACAATGGGGACAAACATGGGAAGAGATCTTCCTGAACTCTGGAAAGGAGAGCTAAAAGTGGGCGGGGTAGGCATAGAAATAGGAAGAGGCCAAAGTCAGGTGTGCAATCAGCTCAGCCTTCAGTTGGACACACCAATCACTGGACAGGTGAGAC
Proteins encoded:
- the LOC125098850 gene encoding olfactory receptor 2A12-like — encoded protein: MMQDPNQSYVTEFILLGFSFNPRTTPLLFSAFLMTYLLIILGNSFITILICLDSHLHTPMYFFIGILSMLDLGYTTTTVPQMLAHLASQKKTISFASCVAQMYIFLVLGITESWLFAMMSIDRYVAICHPLRYKVIMSPWLCGLMVIFCGLWGVISALIYTVFAMRLPYCGPNKINHFFCEVPAVLKLACADTSVNDWVDFILGFSVILIPLSLILVIYVNIFIAILRIRSAQGRLKAFSTCASHITVVTMFCVPAMVMYMKPGSEASLEEDKKLALFYNVISAFLNPIIYSLRNKDVKRAFFKVVGWAPE